The following nucleotide sequence is from Thunnus albacares chromosome 15, fThuAlb1.1, whole genome shotgun sequence.
cttttaacacagatacacatacaaagggctgcaactaatgattattttcattattgattaatctgttgattattttcacgattaatcaattagttgtttggtcataaaatatcagaaaatggtgaaaaatgttaatcactgttttccaaagtcgctcaaatgtcttgttttgtctttaccacaaccaaaagatattcagtttactatcatagacgacttacaaaaccagaaaatattcacatttaagaagctggaatcagagaatttggacaagtttctcaaaaaacaattagtcaattatcaaaatagttgacaattagtttaatagttggcaactaatcaattaatcgttgcagcGCTACGCATACAGTAtgcatactgtaaatgtattgCACACGAATGCATCCTTACAAACAAAATTATAAAGATTACAATAGATTTGGACCTCTACAATCTATTAAGTCTTATTTTTTCCTCAGTGGCTTCTATTTATACGTGATCTGTTAATGTAGCAGAGAACATTTCTCATTTATGATCTAAAATAGCGTTGAGGGCTTAATGATGTAGGTCAACCAATTTAGAATTTCCTACCTCATGTCGACCTCATTAAACGTAGTCAACATTGCGCAGGTGTTTTGGGCTTCCTTCAGTCTCTGGGCAATTCTCAGTCTCATGCGGTTCATCTTAACCTAAAAttggaaaacacaaaaaaaagagttatCAGTCTCAGTAAATAGTTACCGATTCTTATTCTACTAGACCATTTAACACAAGTTATCAGATACCCCTAAATATTTTAAGTGTTGTGATTTTTGCACTTTACCCTGCTCTCTGTCCTGGCTGCTTTGGCCCCTCCTTCTGCTGGGGCCGCTGGTGCAGCTGGAGCAGCAGTGGGCTTGATGGCCGCAACTATGAAAAAGATATCAAGAAGCATTTAATATCTCTATAGACATCAGTGGAGCTGTACTAGTGAACGCTCGGGCCTACAGAAAACCAAAGTGTGATTAATCATGTATGCTAGAGGTCAAGAGCACAGATGTCAAGCAAAACAGTTCTCACATGACAGACCGTCTGTCTCATGACAACTAACCTGGTTTGGTGTCCATAGCATGTGCTGGCACAGGTGGCACAGGGGGCATAGTGGTGGGAATGGGGCCCACggctgagggaggaggaggtggaggggagggtggAGCAGCAgacggtggtggtggtgtggctGCAGCGGCTGGGGCCTCGGCTTTTGGAACTTCTGCAGCTTTGGGAGCACCCGCTAAAGGTACAGAGGTGAATAGTTAGTATAATACAGATTTATTAGCTACCATTGTTATgttaatattgtaatttttcttGGTTAAAAATCGAGTACTAAAGACCTCCTTTTCGAAGTTTGAAGAGAGGAGTTCCTCCTTCGACTTTCCCTCCATCAGGGACCAAAAGCTCCTCAATCACCCCAGCAGCAGGAGAGGGAACCTGCACTGATGTCTGAtgacaagaaacagaataaaagtatTCAAAAAGTAAATTTTTGTATATTTGGCAAATAGCAAACTaatacatacatgcatttatttaaatataaactcAACTGTCATCAGAAGCTTAATGTTTTTTATACACAAttattcagaaaaaaatcagtttttttcagtAATGTGTACATGCTAAATTTGAGCAAACATTTTCAGTGCACCAATACAGTCAGGAGAAAAGGATACAGTTTAGTAATGACCTGctcccctaaccctaacccttttcTACTACTTTCACGCCACTCAGCACCCAACAAAGATTACTTTTAGAGGGTAAACTGGAATGTTATTTTAGGAAAAAGCAACATTTCTTAATTCTTTCATAAATATTGTGAACATACTCTGGAGGGGCTTACACTTTCCTTGGCAAAACCCAACAATTACCAGCGATCACAAACATTAGTTTTACCTTATCAGTCTCAATTTCACACACCACCTCATCCTCCGAGACAGTGTCTCCAACAGCTGTAAGGAGAGAACGTTGTTTTAACATCTGAGAACAAACTGATAATCTTTTGTTTAGTTTGGTTGTGATTTGGCTGGTGTCTAAGTCAGTCGCAGCTAATACGAGTATTAAGGATATTTGGAGTTACCTTTTTCCCACCTCACATCCCCCTCTGTGACAGATTCTGCAAACGCAGGGGTCTTAACTGTGACAAGTTCATCTCCTGAAGGATAAAGACATGTTAGAAAATTCTTTTCTCACTCCGCACATCAGACACTATGTTTCATATTCAAAGCAGTGTAAAAAGGAAAGACATACTGTAGGCTACAGATGTCCTGAAGTACTGGATTTGGAAGACACTGGACCGGGGATCAGGTTTTCTGGAGAGAGACAAGTAATaaaaattggggaaaaaaattataATCCAAGTATGCTACAATTAAGTTGATTTCGATTCGTCTTTGATGTGGCATGATATTGTAAGTCTGAGGTTTTTCTGTGTATAGAATGAAACATGTCCTATTTCTCCAGCTTGGTTAATTATTAAAGTTGGAAACAACTGCTGGCTGTGGGAAAGAAAAACTGATAATAGGAAAATAGGTTTATGACGTCACTGTTACGCTTGGACTGAAGGGCTGACGACTGTGAATGTCACAAAATTAACACCTCATTCATACAATCTGTAGTGTGAATGTCGTGCTTTAATTCTTGAAGTGGTAAAAGTTCCTTGATTCTACAAATAGTGctttttagtttgtgtgtgtacttacaCAGTGTTGTTGATAGTGATAGAGTGGCTAGCTGATATAGCTGTTGGAAGAAGGACAAGAAGAAGCAGCATGTAAATAACTTCTTGCAGCAGGATTATTCAAAAGCAAAGACTGAGATTTGCTCGAACAGAAGCACACATACCTGCCGTGGCCCGACGGGCTAACACATTATTCCCCTATGAAGAGACGTAGTCAGGCGTTAGTCTTTTACtaactttttaaatatgaagctttgTGCAGAACAAAAACTATTCAGTATTTCACAATCATAACATGTCTTAAAAAACATGCACTCATGAGTTGGTTCACATCGATCAGGTTAAATAGCAAAGCCTACTAGTGATAATAGTTAACAGTTAGGGTTGTAAACaaatggacagagagagacttCGGTCAAAGGTCACTTCTACGACCTCTGACTTAATCAATGAAACTATCTGCCAAACAGGTGGCTTGTATAGTTTTGAATGAGAACTCAGCCAGCGAATGCATGAATGAGCAGCTAATAATTTAATAGCTGCATTAAACCTTATCGATCTTCTTATCTCACTAACAAGCTGATAATTGGACACCGGGACTTTATTGACATTTGACTTCCTCTCTATCTTCTAGTGCAGCTACAAAAATTACACTCCAAATAAACGAAAATAAACTTGACTACATATCCTATCTAGGTTAACTAAATATACGTCAAGTTAGCTAAAATGGGCGTTGTTTCATCTCAAAAACCACACTATGACCTCAGCATGACAGCTATCCTACCCATACATTTAGCATATCCATGCTAGCTACCTCAAATGTGTGAAGTTTGTGTTAACTTTATATGAACCGACACTTTCTAGTTAGGTCAAACACCCTTAACATTCATGTTAAAGCAAGAGAGCAGAGCGCACTGCTTTTAACTTTAATACACACTGCACAAAAGACTTGTGGAGGAAAGTGTCAGACTGTCCTTGGCACACAATGTTACGGCCTGTCCGCGGCCTGCAGCAGCGAGCTAACTGATGCTAACGCTGATGCTAATGCTGATGCTAGCCTGGAGTCCTGTCGCTAGTGGCAACCGTAACGTTTTATTCGTGCTCGTTTCCTACCTGGCGGATAGCAGACAGGGAGCGACCAAAATTCCTGGTGAGACACCGGGAATGGGACAGCATAATGGCTGTGTGACCGCAGCCTGTCAACGGAAGGGAAGCTCCGGTCACACCGACAAGCGAGGAAAGAAGCAGGAACCGAGGAAGCGGTGTGGGATGAACCAAGTGCAGCGACCGGAGAGGGGGGGTGAGGAGACGGTGGGGGGGAGTCCTCACTGTGGGCCCCTCCACACTTTTACTGCAAATCTGCAAACACATGCTATTcagaaataatattaaaaaataaaaacaaagtagtAGCCTAagtaaacaaaactaaaaacaggTTTAATTACAAATAGCTTACAACAACCTATATCAAACacatagaatagaatagaaagtAATAGGCTACAGTAAGATATGATAATGCCTTCATGTaactatattttaaaaagtatacaatagagaaaagaaaatagaaaatagagaTAACTTTCTAAACTGGTAAAGCtaatttttgggttttttttaaagtgggCAAATATGCTGaaggaaaatagaaaataggatttttttaaatttcaagtttgttatatattttatccataaattaaatgatttatattttaacttGCTTTAACTTTTGCACTTTTGATTTTCACTCCTTTCTACTTTGTTTATATATGATGTGTCTATGTGCTTTCTAGTTTCTATTAGAGACAATAAAATGAGGAAGAAAAGCAACATGTGCATCTTGTATGCATGCTCACCAGTTATAGATGCAAAACTGTTAATTGATGCATGCACTTATGATGCATATTTCCAAATTTCCCGTTGCGTCATGACTTTTTGTAATTCAGATGCGGGCTTCAAATCTACCATTCAACTACTGTCAGTAAGCTGCCCCTACTAACACCTTACCAATACTTTCCCCCTGTTGACATTATGTGGGTGATGTGTTCATGGCCACCTCATTGCTTTTGCGTGGCCACGCCCCAGCCTGGTTGGATGCATCGACTCTCCTGCACTGATACTGTTCAACTCACAGTGTACGCAGGCCACCAGCTCGGCAACACGTCCCAGCGCAACAGGTAAGGTCCCGCCACTGCCGCTCAGCCTGTGTCTGTTCACCGTGGTTAACCTGCAGCAGAGAGTGTGACAAAGTGCATGCCTGCAGATCACTTCGTTTCAAATCTCATCTGTTCAGTGCAGTGGTTTTTTCATGAGTGAGTTTGTACCCGTGGGTGTTTCTGAAGCTGTCACGTATGCTTTGACAATACAACTGACAACTATTATCACATGTTTGGTGAGTTTTTAGTTGAAGTTCTTCAGTGTTAAATggctttttcagtttttttaaacttcaaaacatttgttttgctcGTTGTgatgatattgttttttttaggataAATAATCACATCACTAGtgcctcatttttaaaataaaatgtacttttttctATTCTTCAAGCATAGGGCATCAGATAATTTACTATTTAGATGTAAAAGGAATATAGCCTATCTTGCAggagatttaaaaactgaatgGTGTAGCAGAATAAACTTTGATGTTAAATTATCCAAAACTTCCCTAAGTGAGTCTAATTGTTTTATTCTCATACAGTAGTCTGGTCCTCctgatttaatgtttatttatagtaaaactagaaaaaaaatcatattgtgCAAATTACTGGCATAAAATCCACTGTCTAATGTAGAAATAGAAAGTAGAGTCTGTTCTTTTCAAATTCATCTATTCTacttgtatgtacagtattttaataAGTTCAACATTGCATTTGCAGCCCAGTGTGTGAGTTAATTTTGTGTAAGagcacaaaaatatttaaaaatacgCACTTAAATGGTATAAAAACCAGTGACCACAGAATCAGGcaatttagctttttttctcttttttttttacccctgaAGATCATTTCGGTCATTCTTTAAGGTAGTAGTAGGTTTTCTTGATGTATTTTCTCCTCTAAATAATGTATACACAGTGCCGTTTCTTTTGCATGGTTCATGGCTTTCATGGCTATATCACAATTGTTCTTTTTATGCTTTGTGTTAACCATTATTGCAACCCCCAAGATGAAAGGATACAAAAGAAGGCACTCCCTTATTGCTTAAGATCaaggatttatttatttatttttaccaaGGATCTTGCAAATAACACAGAGTTCTTTGATTTCCTATCATATGTAATAGTAATTTTGCTTGTTAAAgcagtaatttaaaaaatcacaaatctaatttcaagttttatagacaaaacattACCTGTGAAGGCTATATCTATTAAGTTCTGATTATCTTTGCACATACATAAACCATTAAGAGACACTACATTCTACTATCATAACTGTACACAgcaaataataaaaccatatttggaaatgtatgaatgaagAATAAGGCTtcacatttttatcttattttttaaatgttggtttttccataatttattttctcaactgtgtttgtttttctatattttcagaT
It contains:
- the dlst gene encoding dihydrolipoyllysine-residue succinyltransferase component of 2-oxoglutarate dehydrogenase complex, mitochondrial, which produces MLSHSRCLTRNFGRSLSAIRQGNNVLARRATAAISASHSITINNTVKPDPRSSVFQIQYFRTSVAYRDELVTVKTPAFAESVTEGDVRWEKAVGDTVSEDEVVCEIETDKTSVQVPSPAAGVIEELLVPDGGKVEGGTPLFKLRKGAGAPKAAEVPKAEAPAAAATPPPPSAAPPSPPPPPPSAVGPIPTTMPPVPPVPAHAMDTKPVAAIKPTAAPAAPAAPAEGGAKAARTESRVKMNRMRLRIAQRLKEAQNTCAMLTTFNEVDMSNISEMRKAYKDAFLKKHNIKLGFMSAFVKAAAYALSDQPAVNAVIDDTTKEIVYRDYVDISVAVATPKGLVVPVIRNVEGMNFADIEKTINLLGEKARKNELAVEDMDGGTFTISNGGVFGSMFGTPIINPPQSAILGMHGIFDRPVAVGGKVEIRPMMYVALTYDHRLIDGREAVTFLRKIKSVVEDPRVLLLDM